Below is a genomic region from Candidatus Polarisedimenticolia bacterium.
CCGTAGCGCATTACGACGATGCCGCCCACGGTGTCTCCCAGGCCGTCCAGGTCCACCACGCCGCGGCGGATATCGGGACCAATGGTCACCCGTGCCACGTCGCGCACCAGAACCGGCGTTCCCTTGCCGTCGTCGCCCACGACGATCGCCTCCAGATCGGCGATGGAGCGCGCATAGCCCCGGCCTCGCACCATGTACTCTGCGCCCGCGAACTCCACGACGCGGCCGCCGACGTCGTTGTTCCCCTGACGGATCGCCTCCAGGACCCGCGTCAAGGGGATCCTCAGGGCCACCAGGGAGTCGGGGTTGACGTTGATCTGGTATTGCTTCTGGAATCCTCCGATGGAGGCCACCTCCGCCACCCCTGGAACGCTCTGGAGCCAGTAGCGCAGGGTCCAGTCCTGGAAGGAGCGCAGCTCCGCGAGATCGTGCCTGCCCGTGCGATCCACGAGGGCGTATTGGTACACCCAGCCAACACCCGTGGCGTCGGGTCCCAGCTCCGTCCGCACTCCCTCCGGGAGGCGCGGGAGGATCTTGCTCAAGTACTCCATCGTCCGGCTGCGGGCCCAGTAGGTGTCGGTGCCGTCCTGGAAGATGATGTACACGTAGGAGAAGCCGAAATCCGAGAAGCCCCGGATCGCCTTCACCTTCGGTGCGCCCAGGAGGGCCGTGACGATGGGATAGGTGACCTGATCTTCAATGATGTCGGGGCTGCGGTCCCATCGCGAGTAGACGATCACCTGCGTGTCGGACAGGTCCGGGATGGCATCCAGCGGCACACTCTTCATGGACTGGACCGCGAGGATCACCGCCACGGCGGTCAGGATCAGGACGAGGAATTTGTTGCGCGCGGAGAACTCGATGATCCGCTCGATCATGGCGGTCCCCCTAGCGGCGCTCGCCCGACGGGGCGGTCGCGGATTGCGGTCGAGTCTGCGGCGCGCGCGAGGAGCGCCCGGCAGCTTCCTTCAGGGCGGCCTTCAGCTTCGACTCCGAATCCAGCAGGAAATTGCCCGAGGTCACGACACGCTCCCCTTCCTTGAGGCCGGCCAGGACCTCCGCGGTGTCCGGCATCCGCACCCCCAGGGTCACTTCCCTCGGCTCGAAGGTTCCTTCGCCAACCTCCACGAAGACCAGGTCCCTCGTTCCGGTGGAGAGGATGGCGCTCTCCGGCGCCGCGAGCCGCGAACCCAGATCCGCCTCGATGCGGACCTCCGCGAACATCTCGGGCTTCAGCTCCATCTCGGGGTTTGCGAATTCGAGGCGCACCTGGACCGTCCGGCTGGAAGCTTCCAGGACCGGATAGATGAGATCCACTCTGCCGCGATAGGTTTTCCCGGGTTGGTAGGCAAGCGACATCGTCGCCTCCTGTCCCACGTGTACGAAAGGAACCTCGTATTCGTACACCGAAGCCAGCACCCAGACTCGGGACAAGTCCGCGATGTCGAGGAGGTTCGAATCAGGCGTGATTCTCTCCCCCTGCGTGACGTTGCGCTGCAGGACGTAGCCTGGAATCGGCGATCGGAACGGGACTTCCTTCATCGGCATGCCGGCTCGCTCCAGCTCGTCCACGAGCGTTGGCGCCAGATCGTAGAGAAGGAGCCTGCGCCGGGAGCTTCCCAGCAACCCGTCGGCCCGACGGATGGCGTCGGGTGGAGCGTCTGGGCCCAGGGCCTGACGGGCCCGCAGCGCCAGCAAGTGCTCCTCCTGCGTCGCGAGGAGCTCCGGACTGTAGATGGTCAGCAGTGTCTGACCCCGGCGGACTCTTTCCCCCGTTGCGTTGACCAGCAAGCGCTCAACCCAGCCCTCGACCTTGGTATGAAGGTGATGGATGCGCGCCTCGTCGACCGTCACGCGCCCCACCGCTTGCAGCGTGCGCACGAAACGAACCGGCCCGACCGGCTCGGTGCGCACCCCGATGAGCTGACGCTTGCGATCCGGCACATGGACCGTCGCGAGCCCTTCGACGGCTTCACCGCCAGAGTCTTCCTCGACTTCGACACGCTCCATTTCCATGCCCATGGAGTCCTTGCCTGGCCGGTCCGACACTTCCGATGGATTCATGCTGGAGCGATAGAAGACCTTTTTCCCTGGCGTCGACTGCGCCGCCCCGCCGCCCGAGGAAGGCGGCTGCTCCTCCAGCGGGACCATCTGCATGCCGCAGATGGGGCAACTACCCGGATGATCGGTAATCACCGTCGGATGCATGGGGCAGTGATAGCGGATCTTGGCGGGCTGCCGGGTCACAGCGTCCGAATCGCCCGCCGCCCGCTCACCCGGTCCAAGGAGCCTGACACCGAAGAAAACCCCTGCCGCAACTGCCACAGCCAGGATCAACCATGCAACCGCCTTAGGGAACCTGCGCATGGTTT
It encodes:
- a CDS encoding efflux RND transporter periplasmic adaptor subunit gives rise to the protein MRRFPKAVAWLILAVAVAAGVFFGVRLLGPGERAAGDSDAVTRQPAKIRYHCPMHPTVITDHPGSCPICGMQMVPLEEQPPSSGGGAAQSTPGKKVFYRSSMNPSEVSDRPGKDSMGMEMERVEVEEDSGGEAVEGLATVHVPDRKRQLIGVRTEPVGPVRFVRTLQAVGRVTVDEARIHHLHTKVEGWVERLLVNATGERVRRGQTLLTIYSPELLATQEEHLLALRARQALGPDAPPDAIRRADGLLGSSRRRLLLYDLAPTLVDELERAGMPMKEVPFRSPIPGYVLQRNVTQGERITPDSNLLDIADLSRVWVLASVYEYEVPFVHVGQEATMSLAYQPGKTYRGRVDLIYPVLEASSRTVQVRLEFANPEMELKPEMFAEVRIEADLGSRLAAPESAILSTGTRDLVFVEVGEGTFEPREVTLGVRMPDTAEVLAGLKEGERVVTSGNFLLDSESKLKAALKEAAGRSSRAPQTRPQSATAPSGERR